One Planctomycetia bacterium DNA segment encodes these proteins:
- a CDS encoding ammonium transporter — protein MRWSLPQSAAIVLVCCVSSLLLISRGLAQETTTPDAATTTADVVVEGTKALVENAQVAKSSAAPLNRGDTAWMLTSSALVLFMTAPGLAMFYGGLVRKKNVLGVMMQCFFLMGMMTVVWGVIGYSLSFGGSAPFIGNLDYLCLKGVQRQYGEPTVLLGGIPRLVHMVYQGMFFIITPALICGAFAERMKFSTMVVFTLLWGLLVYCPLCHWVWGDGGILNYVSPNAKEHGSGALDFAGGAVVHISSGVSALICALVMGKRLGFGSQPMPPHNLTYTTLGAAMLWVGWFGFNAGSALAADDIAASAFVATHFAAAAGTLGWAGMEWITRGKPSMLGACSGAVAGLVCITPAAGFVQPMWALVMGLSGGVVCFYACTTLKSKFKYDDSLDAFGVHGVGGTLGAILTGVFATRDVNPIGNASFLGLIEGGTVMKAQLIATGLTWFYAAAVSFILLKILDLVMGLRVSQQQEVQGLDLSQHGEEGYIFL, from the coding sequence ATGCGTTGGAGTCTTCCCCAGTCGGCGGCGATCGTGTTGGTTTGCTGCGTCAGCAGTTTGCTGCTGATCTCGCGCGGCCTCGCTCAAGAAACAACAACTCCCGACGCAGCGACCACTACCGCGGACGTGGTTGTCGAAGGTACCAAAGCCCTTGTTGAGAATGCGCAAGTAGCCAAATCTTCCGCCGCGCCGCTCAATCGGGGCGACACCGCGTGGATGTTGACCTCGTCGGCGCTGGTGCTGTTCATGACCGCTCCGGGGCTGGCCATGTTTTATGGCGGCCTGGTGCGCAAGAAGAACGTACTCGGCGTGATGATGCAGTGCTTCTTCCTGATGGGCATGATGACCGTCGTCTGGGGCGTGATTGGCTACTCGCTGAGCTTCGGCGGCAGCGCCCCGTTCATCGGCAATTTGGATTACCTCTGCCTGAAAGGCGTGCAACGCCAATATGGCGAGCCGACGGTACTTTTGGGCGGCATTCCTCGGCTTGTCCACATGGTCTACCAGGGCATGTTCTTTATCATTACGCCGGCGCTGATCTGCGGCGCGTTCGCCGAGCGGATGAAGTTCAGCACGATGGTGGTCTTTACTTTGTTGTGGGGGCTTCTCGTGTATTGCCCGCTTTGCCATTGGGTGTGGGGCGATGGTGGAATCCTTAACTACGTCAGCCCGAATGCGAAAGAGCACGGCAGCGGGGCGCTCGACTTCGCCGGCGGCGCCGTGGTGCATATTAGTTCGGGCGTTTCCGCGTTGATTTGCGCACTGGTGATGGGAAAACGCCTCGGCTTCGGTTCACAGCCGATGCCGCCGCATAATTTAACCTATACGACGCTCGGCGCCGCGATGCTTTGGGTCGGCTGGTTCGGGTTCAACGCCGGAAGCGCCTTGGCCGCCGACGATATCGCCGCCAGCGCCTTTGTCGCCACGCACTTCGCTGCCGCGGCAGGCACTTTGGGTTGGGCCGGCATGGAATGGATCACCCGTGGCAAGCCCAGCATGTTGGGCGCGTGTTCCGGGGCGGTCGCCGGATTGGTTTGCATTACGCCGGCGGCGGGTTTCGTACAACCGATGTGGGCCCTGGTGATGGGTCTATCCGGCGGCGTGGTTTGTTTTTACGCCTGCACGACGTTGAAATCGAAGTTCAAGTACGACGACAGCCTCGACGCCTTTGGCGTTCACGGCGTCGGCGGCACGCTGGGGGCGATCCTGACCGGCGTCTTCGCCACGCGTGACGTCAACCCGATTGGAAACGCCAGCTTCCTGGGGCTCATCGAAGGGGGCACGGTCATGAAGGCGCAGCTCATCGCCACGGGGCTCACCTGGTTCTACGCCGCGGCCGTGAGCTTCATCCTGCTGAAAATCTTGGACTTAGTGATGGGCCTGCGCGTCTCGCAGCAGCAAGAAGTGCAAGGACTCGACCTCAGCCAGCACGGCGAAGAAGGCTATATCTTCCTGTAG
- a CDS encoding CotH kinase family protein, whose amino-acid sequence MRARRRSKARFEALEARQLLDARVVISEFLADNEISLRDETGHREDWIELFNAGDATANLSGWYLTDDAGELNKWRLPAVTIEPGQFFVLFASNNDQITPGLPLHTNFKLAADAGYLALVEPDGRTVASAFAPGYPPQIADVSYGWPQEFESIPLLPERAPGKAFVPTATNGGATLGTSWTAVDFDDSGWLAGAAGLGYERFASYTPYIGLNVNDTMYGQGTSAYLRLPFELDAVESYSTLNLRLKYDDGFAAYLNGTLVAARNVPASLTWQSGAFEDRADALALVTEDFDLQQYAHLLRQGENVLAIHGLNFGATSDDFLIYPELIAQRAGAIDDGAAHYFTTPTPGAPNGPGAADVGPILIDVANSPHEPTVDEPITVTANVILGALAVTEVKLTGRTGSGRQTKTFTQPMFDDGAHGDGAAGDGIYGTVIAAGTAPTGELIRYSITVVDTAGTATAWPRAVDPLDREQNYGLLIADPTVTSNLPVMYIHLPSLAGAESDVGTRGGVYYNGAYYDNVHFNIHGQSSRGFPKKSFNVDFPRDHRFEPFESSDYNVKDFNLLSNYADKTKLRNTLAYETYGDAGSVTHFAFPVRVQQNGRFLGVYDLVEDGDDDYLDRNGLDPFGALYKMYNSFNSTSEAEKKTRQEEGVGDLAAFQAGLRQSGAALSQFLWDNVDVASMANFLAAMVITGSIDCCHKNYYAYRDTLGNGEWTYLPWDLDLSFGRNWTTTFNYFDDGLYSQNPLYIGRGNLLNDALFADPRFNQMYLRRLRTLMDELLQSPDTPEEERHYESRIDALVEHIGADAALDNNRWSVWGASPTWEQQLTILREQYLAERRNYLFNLQSNGRGPIPVAQAAIQSLEIAQVEHSPASGNRDQQFIKIHNPTRGTIDISGWRIEGTVQHTFKAGTVLPSSGDLYVTPDAKAFRARDVGPRGNQVLFVQDGYTGVLPGSGGSIRIVDASGREVAGFVYEGEPSDAQKYLRITEINYHPYDPAAGSPFDGNDYEFVELTNIGDAPLDLTGVWFDQGVEFHFTHGAIRELAPGAHVLIVANEAAFRERYGDALPVAGMYSGQLSNSGEGIIVRDTDDAIIHNFAYSDAWFRSTDGDGETLVIQDTHTELANWGLKQGWRASRLHGGSPGREDVVQQLGDADGDNDVDIEDLLAVRTQFGRDSGGLGDADHDGDVDVSDLNAVRNHFGVSAPMAVARTPDTPTTALSATRFTLGAAHDAVFGMWNTSPTFEGEKPRRRREFR is encoded by the coding sequence CGAACCTGTCCGGCTGGTATCTGACCGACGACGCCGGGGAGTTGAACAAGTGGCGGCTGCCGGCGGTGACGATCGAACCGGGACAGTTTTTCGTCCTGTTCGCATCGAACAACGATCAAATCACGCCGGGGCTGCCGCTGCATACGAACTTCAAGCTGGCGGCCGACGCCGGTTACCTGGCGCTGGTGGAACCCGACGGGCGTACTGTGGCCTCGGCGTTCGCGCCCGGTTATCCCCCGCAGATCGCCGACGTCTCGTACGGCTGGCCCCAGGAATTTGAGTCGATTCCGCTCCTCCCGGAACGAGCGCCGGGCAAGGCCTTCGTGCCCACCGCTACCAATGGCGGGGCAACACTTGGCACGAGCTGGACCGCAGTCGATTTTGATGATTCGGGCTGGCTCGCCGGCGCGGCGGGGCTGGGTTACGAACGCTTCGCCAGCTACACGCCGTACATCGGCCTGAACGTCAACGACACCATGTATGGGCAAGGCACGAGCGCTTATTTGCGGCTGCCATTCGAACTGGATGCGGTCGAAAGTTACAGCACGCTGAACTTGCGTCTCAAATACGACGACGGCTTCGCGGCGTATCTGAATGGCACGCTGGTTGCCGCGCGGAACGTGCCGGCCAGCTTGACGTGGCAATCCGGCGCGTTCGAGGATCGCGCGGATGCATTGGCGCTCGTGACCGAGGATTTCGATCTCCAGCAGTACGCTCATTTACTGCGTCAAGGCGAAAACGTCCTCGCGATCCACGGCTTGAACTTCGGCGCCACGAGCGACGACTTTTTGATCTACCCGGAATTGATCGCGCAACGGGCCGGCGCCATCGACGATGGCGCGGCCCATTATTTCACGACGCCGACGCCGGGCGCTCCGAACGGGCCGGGCGCGGCCGACGTGGGACCGATTCTGATCGACGTCGCGAATTCGCCGCACGAGCCGACGGTCGACGAGCCGATCACGGTCACCGCGAACGTGATCCTCGGCGCGCTGGCGGTGACGGAAGTCAAGCTGACCGGCCGCACAGGCTCAGGGCGACAAACGAAGACGTTCACGCAGCCGATGTTCGATGACGGAGCGCATGGCGACGGTGCGGCGGGCGACGGGATTTATGGAACGGTCATCGCGGCTGGCACGGCGCCGACCGGCGAGCTGATCCGCTATAGCATCACGGTTGTGGATACCGCTGGCACGGCGACAGCCTGGCCGCGCGCGGTCGATCCTTTGGATCGCGAGCAGAATTACGGACTGTTGATCGCCGATCCCACGGTGACCAGCAACCTGCCGGTGATGTACATCCATCTGCCCAGCCTGGCGGGAGCCGAGAGCGATGTCGGCACGCGCGGCGGCGTGTACTACAACGGCGCTTACTACGACAATGTGCACTTCAATATCCACGGGCAGTCGTCGCGCGGGTTTCCGAAGAAGAGTTTCAACGTTGATTTCCCGCGCGACCATCGGTTCGAACCGTTCGAGTCGAGCGACTACAACGTCAAAGACTTCAACCTGCTGTCGAATTACGCCGACAAAACGAAGCTGCGCAATACGCTGGCCTACGAAACGTACGGCGACGCCGGCTCGGTGACGCATTTCGCGTTTCCGGTGCGCGTTCAACAGAACGGCCGCTTCCTGGGCGTGTACGACCTGGTGGAAGACGGCGACGACGACTACCTGGATCGGAACGGACTCGATCCTTTTGGCGCGCTGTACAAGATGTACAACTCGTTCAATTCGACGAGCGAAGCGGAAAAGAAAACGCGACAGGAGGAGGGCGTCGGCGATCTGGCGGCGTTCCAAGCCGGCCTGCGGCAATCCGGCGCGGCGTTGTCGCAATTCCTCTGGGACAACGTGGACGTGGCTAGCATGGCCAATTTCTTGGCGGCCATGGTCATCACCGGCAGCATCGATTGCTGCCACAAGAACTACTACGCCTACCGCGATACGCTCGGCAACGGCGAATGGACTTATCTGCCGTGGGACCTGGACCTGTCGTTTGGCCGCAATTGGACGACAACGTTCAATTACTTTGACGACGGGCTGTACTCGCAAAACCCGTTGTACATCGGCCGCGGGAATCTATTGAACGACGCGCTGTTCGCCGATCCGCGTTTCAATCAGATGTACCTGCGCCGCCTGCGGACGTTGATGGACGAGTTGCTCCAGAGCCCGGACACGCCGGAGGAGGAGCGGCATTACGAGAGTCGCATCGACGCACTGGTGGAACATATCGGCGCCGACGCGGCGCTCGACAACAATCGCTGGAGCGTGTGGGGCGCTTCGCCGACTTGGGAACAGCAATTGACGATTCTCCGCGAGCAGTATCTCGCCGAGCGGCGGAACTATTTGTTCAACCTGCAGTCGAATGGCCGGGGGCCGATTCCCGTGGCGCAGGCGGCGATCCAAAGTCTGGAGATCGCCCAAGTCGAGCATTCGCCCGCGTCGGGTAATCGCGATCAGCAGTTCATCAAGATTCACAACCCGACGCGCGGCACGATCGACATCTCTGGCTGGCGCATCGAAGGAACCGTTCAGCACACGTTCAAGGCCGGCACGGTGCTGCCGTCGAGCGGCGACTTGTACGTGACGCCCGACGCGAAAGCATTCCGCGCCCGCGACGTCGGCCCCCGTGGCAATCAAGTGCTGTTCGTGCAAGACGGCTACACGGGCGTCTTGCCCGGCAGCGGCGGTTCGATCCGGATCGTCGATGCCAGTGGCCGTGAAGTCGCCGGGTTCGTCTACGAAGGCGAGCCATCCGACGCGCAGAAGTACTTACGCATCACCGAAATCAACTACCATCCCTACGATCCGGCGGCCGGAAGTCCCTTCGACGGCAACGACTACGAATTCGTGGAGTTGACGAACATCGGCGACGCGCCGCTGGATCTGACGGGCGTGTGGTTCGATCAGGGGGTCGAATTTCATTTCACGCACGGCGCGATTCGTGAATTGGCGCCGGGCGCGCACGTGTTGATCGTGGCCAACGAAGCGGCGTTTCGCGAGCGCTACGGCGATGCGTTGCCGGTGGCCGGCATGTACTCCGGGCAGTTGAGCAATAGCGGCGAGGGGATCATCGTGCGCGACACGGACGACGCGATTATCCACAACTTCGCGTACTCCGATGCTTGGTTCCGAAGTACGGATGGGGACGGTGAAACCTTGGTCATCCAAGACACACACACGGAGCTCGCGAATTGGGGCCTGAAACAGGGTTGGCGCGCGAGTCGCTTGCATGGCGGATCGCCGGGACGCGAAGACGTAGTCCAACAATTGGGCGACGCGGACGGCGACAACGATGTGGATATCGAAGATCTGCTGGCGGTGCGAACGCAATTCGGCCGTGACAGCGGCGGCCTGGGTGATGCGGACCACGACGGCGATGTCGATGTGAGCGACCTGAACGCGGTGCGCAACCATTTCGGCGTGTCGGCGCCGATGGCCGTTGCCAGGACGCCGGATACTCCCACGACTGCCTTGTCGGCCACGCGTTTCACGTTGGGCGCGGCTCATGACGCTGTGTTCGGTATGTGGAACACGTCGCCGACTTTCGAGGGAGAGAAACCGCGGCGGCGCCGAGAATTCCGTTAG
- a CDS encoding P-II family nitrogen regulator, whose amino-acid sequence MKKIEAIIRHFKLEDVKAALAEAGTHGMTITEVRGFGRQKGHTEMYRGTEYAVDFVPKVKVEVVVGDGAVKKVIDTILRAAQTGQIGDGKIFVSDLAEIVRIRTGQTGEDAL is encoded by the coding sequence ATGAAGAAAATCGAAGCCATCATTCGGCACTTCAAGCTCGAGGACGTGAAAGCCGCGCTCGCGGAGGCCGGCACACATGGCATGACGATCACCGAGGTCCGCGGATTCGGCCGGCAGAAGGGGCACACGGAAATGTACCGCGGCACTGAATATGCCGTCGACTTTGTGCCCAAGGTCAAGGTGGAAGTCGTCGTCGGCGACGGCGCCGTGAAGAAAGTGATCGACACCATCCTCCGCGCGGCGCAAACCGGGCAGATCGGCGACGGCAAGATCTTCGTTTCCGATCTGGCCGAAATCGTCCGCATCCGCACCGGACAAACCGGCGAAGACGCGCTTTAG